In one Dehalogenimonas formicexedens genomic region, the following are encoded:
- a CDS encoding DUF3631 domain-containing protein produces the protein MEKVSKPDKNGWYTALCPFHDDRNHPNLRFNERGFKCLACSEKGNLKKLASKLGIEIDSNPEKSVEVANYDYLDESGKVLFQVVRYQPKGFRQRRPDGRGGWIYNLEGVRRVLFRLPELISTPLETTVYVAEGEKGVLSLVGQGFVATCSPMGAGKWRDEFVPFFKNRAVVILPDNDDPGRAHAEQVAKSLITVARSVKVVALPGLGHKEDVYDWLGSGHNRAELEALVESSPRWELPKPVDLNQLIIDVSGFIRRFVVLPEHYLLAISLWVIHSHAFDHFDTTPYLSITSPEKRSGKTRLLEVLELLVAKPWFTGRVTPAVLARKIDAESPTLLLDESDAAFSGPEEYSETLRGILNTGYRRGGKASICTGQGANIGYKDLSTYCPKAIAGIGNLPDTVADRSILIILKRRMPDETVERFRRRTHEPEATALKGRIATAASSLEVTVPALPEELNDRAADCWEPLLAIADAAGRDCFEKARQAAIALMVKDNYQNDSMGVQLLTDLKQIFSTQTYMFTADMIEGLLSLDESPWNDLRGKPINGKKMASLLKSYGIRSQSIREGNQTPKGYYRADFDDAWKRYLPHTVRQSATSATPSFDSNVQNGPFRSATEAQKSENVADCVQSCANRNVADVADQNPLRGVPGEIEPQNESEVLDQWRDLSIPEWRRILKVSISSGDKGRERYARWMLREVLHDPEYEELGS, from the coding sequence TTGGAGAAAGTATCCAAACCCGATAAAAACGGTTGGTACACAGCTCTCTGCCCTTTTCACGATGATCGGAATCACCCCAATCTTCGCTTCAATGAACGAGGCTTCAAGTGCCTGGCTTGTAGTGAAAAGGGTAATCTAAAGAAGCTTGCTTCTAAGCTAGGGATTGAAATTGATTCAAATCCCGAGAAATCCGTTGAAGTTGCCAATTACGATTACCTAGATGAATCTGGCAAAGTTCTTTTCCAGGTCGTCCGTTATCAGCCGAAGGGTTTCAGACAGCGCCGTCCTGATGGCAGGGGCGGTTGGATCTATAACTTGGAGGGCGTCCGGCGGGTACTTTTCCGCCTCCCTGAACTTATCTCAACACCTCTCGAAACGACGGTTTACGTGGCCGAAGGAGAGAAGGGCGTTCTTTCCCTGGTCGGTCAGGGGTTTGTTGCCACCTGCTCGCCAATGGGGGCAGGTAAATGGCGCGATGAATTTGTACCTTTCTTTAAGAATCGAGCCGTCGTCATACTACCCGACAACGACGATCCTGGCAGAGCCCATGCCGAGCAGGTAGCCAAGTCACTTATTACCGTTGCCCGATCGGTCAAAGTTGTTGCCCTGCCGGGACTTGGCCACAAAGAAGACGTCTATGACTGGCTCGGTTCAGGCCACAATCGGGCGGAGCTTGAAGCCCTGGTGGAGAGTTCGCCACGATGGGAGCTACCCAAACCTGTTGACTTGAACCAGCTGATCATCGACGTCTCAGGTTTTATCAGGCGTTTTGTCGTTTTGCCTGAACATTATTTACTTGCCATCTCGCTCTGGGTAATCCATAGTCATGCCTTCGATCATTTCGACACGACCCCGTATCTATCGATTACCTCGCCAGAAAAGAGGTCGGGTAAGACCAGGTTACTGGAAGTCCTGGAACTGCTGGTGGCTAAGCCTTGGTTCACGGGGAGGGTAACACCGGCGGTATTAGCCCGTAAGATCGATGCCGAATCTCCGACGCTTCTGCTCGATGAATCGGACGCTGCCTTCAGCGGTCCCGAAGAATATTCAGAGACGCTTCGCGGAATCCTGAACACCGGTTACCGTCGTGGTGGTAAGGCATCGATCTGCACAGGACAGGGTGCCAATATCGGTTATAAAGACCTGTCGACCTACTGTCCGAAAGCCATCGCCGGGATTGGTAACTTGCCTGATACCGTAGCTGACCGAAGCATTCTAATAATCCTGAAGAGGCGCATGCCCGATGAGACAGTCGAACGATTCCGCCGCCGTACCCATGAACCTGAAGCGACAGCGCTCAAGGGGCGCATTGCCACGGCAGCAAGCAGCCTTGAGGTAACAGTCCCTGCTTTGCCTGAAGAACTTAATGATCGAGCCGCTGACTGCTGGGAACCTCTTCTGGCCATAGCTGATGCGGCAGGCAGGGATTGTTTTGAAAAAGCCCGACAAGCCGCTATCGCTCTTATGGTCAAAGACAATTACCAAAACGATTCGATGGGCGTGCAACTCCTAACAGATCTCAAACAAATTTTCAGTACCCAAACCTACATGTTCACGGCTGACATGATAGAAGGTCTGTTGAGTCTGGATGAATCGCCATGGAACGATCTGCGGGGCAAGCCGATAAATGGTAAGAAAATGGCCTCGCTTTTAAAGAGTTATGGGATCCGCAGCCAGTCGATCAGGGAAGGAAACCAGACGCCGAAGGGGTATTATCGGGCTGATTTTGATGATGCATGGAAGCGTTATTTGCCTCATACAGTGCGTCAATCCGCAACATCCGCAACACCCAGCTTTGACTCGAACGTCCAAAATGGGCCTTTTCGATCCGCAACAGAAGCCCAAAAATCCGAAAATGTTGCGGATTGTGTCCAAAGCTGCGCCAATCGTAATGTTGCGGATGTTGCGGATCAAAACCCCCTAAGAGGGGTTCCGGGTGAAATTGAGCCACAAAATGAGTCCGAAGTATTGGATCAGTGGAGGGATTTGAGCATCCCTGAGTGGCGACGGATTCTCAAGGTCAGCATATCGTCTGGCGACAAAGGGCGTGAAAGGTATGCCCGGTGGATGCTCAGGGAAGTCCTCCACGATCCAGAGTATGAGGAGCTAGGTTCATGA